In the Muricauda sp. MAR_2010_75 genome, one interval contains:
- a CDS encoding DUF4159 domain-containing protein produces the protein MRQLTLFSCILTFFMMGLVPAQEIAILKYGGGGDWYSNPTALPNLIQFCNANLGTRITPEPETVETGSVTIFKYPFLHMTGHGNVFFTDEEAENLRTYLLSGGFLHIDDNYGMAPYLERELKKVFPEKQLEELGADHPVFDQKFKFPDGLPKIHEHDGKRPQALGIFDKGRLVLLFTFESDLGDGWEDPSVHNDPEDVRVKALQMGANIVEYAFKS, from the coding sequence ATGAGACAACTTACCCTGTTCAGTTGTATTTTAACGTTTTTTATGATGGGCTTGGTGCCTGCACAAGAAATTGCCATCCTAAAATATGGTGGTGGAGGTGATTGGTATTCCAACCCAACGGCTTTGCCCAATCTCATCCAATTTTGCAATGCCAATCTGGGTACTAGAATCACTCCTGAGCCCGAAACCGTGGAAACGGGCAGTGTCACCATTTTTAAGTATCCATTCCTTCATATGACAGGGCACGGGAATGTCTTTTTTACCGATGAAGAGGCGGAAAACCTAAGAACCTATTTGCTTTCAGGTGGATTTTTACATATTGATGACAATTATGGCATGGCCCCATATCTGGAAAGGGAACTGAAAAAAGTATTTCCCGAAAAACAGTTGGAAGAATTAGGTGCAGACCATCCTGTTTTTGATCAAAAGTTCAAATTTCCCGATGGCCTTCCCAAAATCCATGAGCATGATGGCAAAAGACCCCAAGCCCTGGGTATTTTTGACAAAGGAAGATTGGTGCTTTTGTTCACCTTTGAATCTGACTTGGGCGATGGCTGGGAAGACCCCTCAGTGCACAACGACCCGGAAGATGTCCGGGTAAAAGCCCTACAAATGGGAGCCAATATCGTGGAATACGCTTTTAAAAGTTGA
- a CDS encoding thioredoxin family protein encodes MFKKIIFLSFAFFGMSLMALYTVKYENDHMPEMFNSAERPFVVLELFTSQGCSSCPSADRLLEKVKKEFPETVFALSYHVDYWDYIGWKDPFAKPGYAKKQSEYNREFGYPNNYTPQMVVNGREHFVGSNQAKAYSKIGYYTAQNTENSITILDAKTSSDKISFQYSISGDFSHKLLRAVLVINERTTEVKRGENRNRTLHNSNIVVNEHYIDLESQTGSSSIAIPALVTPADDLTLMLLMESENLDITAAAKTRINN; translated from the coding sequence ATGTTTAAAAAGATCATATTTCTCTCATTTGCCTTTTTTGGAATGTCGCTTATGGCATTGTACACCGTTAAATATGAAAATGACCATATGCCGGAGATGTTCAACAGTGCGGAACGGCCATTTGTGGTATTGGAACTTTTCACCTCACAGGGATGTTCCAGTTGCCCTTCTGCAGATAGGCTGTTGGAAAAGGTTAAGAAGGAGTTCCCGGAAACTGTTTTTGCCCTGTCCTACCATGTGGATTATTGGGACTACATTGGCTGGAAAGACCCTTTTGCCAAACCCGGCTATGCCAAAAAACAAAGCGAGTATAACCGTGAGTTCGGGTACCCCAACAATTACACCCCGCAAATGGTAGTAAACGGAAGGGAACATTTTGTAGGGTCGAATCAGGCCAAAGCATATTCCAAAATAGGGTACTATACAGCCCAGAACACAGAAAATTCGATCACAATTTTGGATGCCAAAACTTCAAGCGATAAAATTTCGTTCCAATATTCCATTTCCGGGGATTTCAGCCATAAACTCCTGCGCGCCGTTTTGGTGATAAACGAGCGAACTACAGAGGTAAAAAGAGGGGAAAACAGAAATAGGACCCTGCACAACAGCAATATTGTGGTCAATGAACACTATATTGATTTGGAAAGTCAAACAGGAAGTTCTTCCATTGCGATTCCGGCTTTGGTGACCCCAGCCGATGATTTGACCTTGATGTTATTGATGGAATCTGAAAATTTGGATATCACCGCGGCCGCCAAAACCCGGATAAACAACTAG
- a CDS encoding 16S rRNA (uracil(1498)-N(3))-methyltransferase yields the protein MQLFYNPSIDYSATQFVFSPDESKHIVRVLRKKEGDILHITNGKGYTFEAEIMVADQKRCKARIISTKKTIPKRYKLHLAVAPTKMNDRYEWFLEKATEIGVDEITPIICDNSERKTLKLERMERVLQSAMKQSLQTVLPKLNPAIPLKTFLEGEHSGLKFIGHCDNGEKMELKRRVIADRDITILIGPEGDFSKDEIDLAKQKGFVPISLGNTRLRTETAAVVACATVAIINS from the coding sequence ATGCAGCTCTTTTATAACCCCTCTATAGATTACAGTGCCACGCAGTTTGTCTTTTCGCCGGATGAAAGCAAGCATATTGTTCGGGTATTGCGTAAAAAAGAAGGTGACATTCTGCATATTACCAACGGAAAAGGATATACGTTTGAGGCTGAAATCATGGTTGCGGATCAAAAGAGATGCAAAGCCCGAATCATCTCCACAAAAAAAACCATTCCCAAAAGGTACAAGCTGCATCTTGCTGTGGCTCCCACCAAAATGAATGATCGCTACGAATGGTTCCTTGAAAAAGCCACTGAAATTGGGGTAGATGAAATCACACCCATCATCTGTGATAATTCAGAACGAAAAACCTTAAAATTAGAACGGATGGAACGGGTGTTGCAATCTGCCATGAAACAGTCCCTGCAAACCGTTTTGCCCAAGCTCAATCCTGCAATCCCTTTAAAAACTTTCCTTGAGGGAGAGCACTCAGGACTAAAGTTCATTGGCCATTGTGATAATGGTGAAAAAATGGAATTGAAAAGAAGGGTTATCGCTGATAGGGACATTACCATTCTCATTGGTCCGGAAGGTGATTTCTCCAAAGATGAAATTGATTTGGCCAAGCAGAAAGGTTTTGTACCCATATCTTTGGGAAATACCCGCTTACGAACAGAAACTGCTGCAGTTGTAGCTTGCGCAACAGTTGCCATTATCAACAGCTAG
- a CDS encoding TfoX/Sxy family protein — translation MAYNEEIAKRIQQALTLIPENFTEKKMFGGIAFLYQGKMTVGVVKDELMVRVIGNKMESVLQQEHTRPMDFTGKPMKEFVFVSPQGFKSEEQLHHWIEMGLEHAKTKL, via the coding sequence TTGGCTTACAACGAAGAAATAGCAAAAAGAATTCAACAAGCGCTTACATTGATTCCTGAAAATTTCACGGAAAAGAAAATGTTCGGGGGCATAGCCTTCCTCTATCAGGGTAAAATGACAGTGGGGGTTGTGAAGGATGAATTAATGGTACGGGTAATCGGAAATAAAATGGAATCGGTATTGCAACAGGAACATACCAGACCCATGGATTTTACGGGAAAACCCATGAAAGAATTTGTCTTTGTTTCACCACAGGGTTTTAAAAGCGAAGAACAATTGCACCATTGGATAGAAATGGGCCTGGAACACGCAAAAACTAAATTATAA
- the tsaD gene encoding tRNA (adenosine(37)-N6)-threonylcarbamoyltransferase complex transferase subunit TsaD, with translation MTNSKNYILAIESSCDDTSAAILCNTKVLSNVVATQEIHRQYGGVVPELASRAHQQNIVPVVHQALAKANIDKKQLSAIAFTRGPGLMGSLLVGTSFAKSLALGLNIPLIEVNHMEAHILAHFIEDEKQTAPKFPFLAMTISGGHTQIVKVTDHFTMEVLGETLDDAVGEAFDKSAKLMGLPYPGGPLVDKYAQQGNPLAYDFPKPKVDGLNFSFSGLKTSILYFLQRETKNNPDFVSGNINDICASVQYTILEILMDKLKLAVEETGITQVAIGGGVAANSGIRNRLKEAEETLGWTTFIPKFEYCTDNAAMIGIVGYLKFMKGDFSDQSIAAKARYAIGS, from the coding sequence GTGACAAATTCAAAAAATTACATTCTTGCAATTGAATCATCGTGTGATGATACGTCGGCCGCAATTCTCTGCAATACAAAAGTACTGAGCAATGTGGTGGCCACACAAGAAATCCACAGGCAATATGGAGGTGTTGTCCCAGAGTTGGCATCGCGGGCCCATCAACAAAACATTGTCCCCGTGGTGCACCAAGCCTTGGCCAAGGCAAATATCGACAAAAAACAACTATCTGCCATAGCTTTTACACGTGGCCCCGGGCTTATGGGTTCACTGCTCGTTGGCACCTCATTCGCCAAATCATTGGCGCTTGGGCTCAACATTCCATTGATTGAGGTAAACCACATGGAAGCCCATATTTTGGCCCACTTTATTGAAGATGAAAAACAGACTGCTCCTAAATTCCCATTTTTGGCAATGACCATAAGTGGTGGACACACACAAATTGTAAAGGTTACCGATCACTTTACCATGGAAGTGCTAGGCGAAACTTTGGACGATGCCGTTGGGGAAGCCTTTGACAAAAGTGCCAAACTTATGGGGCTACCCTACCCCGGAGGTCCGTTGGTGGACAAATATGCCCAGCAGGGCAATCCATTGGCCTATGATTTTCCAAAACCAAAAGTGGATGGTCTCAACTTCAGCTTTAGTGGATTAAAGACGAGCATCCTCTATTTTTTACAACGAGAGACCAAAAACAATCCCGATTTTGTTTCCGGGAACATCAATGATATCTGTGCCTCCGTACAGTATACCATTTTAGAGATCTTGATGGATAAACTGAAACTTGCCGTAGAGGAAACAGGGATAACCCAAGTTGCTATCGGTGGTGGAGTTGCGGCCAACTCGGGTATTCGTAACAGATTAAAAGAAGCCGAGGAAACCCTTGGGTGGACAACTTTTATCCCAAAATTTGAATATTGTACCGATAACGCCGCCATGATTGGCATTGTGGGATACCTTAAATTTATGAAGGGTGATTTTTCGGACCAAAGTATAGCCGCCAAGGCCAGATATGCCATTGGCAGTTGA
- a CDS encoding translocation/assembly module TamB domain-containing protein encodes MVLGSLILSMPAVQTKMAKYAMESINNEFGTNIQIDQVSLSLFNLNAGIKGIYVQDYKKDTLAYINKLTTSVLNIRNMVNGKMEFGDIDIDGLFFNLKTYEGESDTNLDVFVAKLDDGKPRPPGTPPFFMSSDGIEINDGRFMLSDENLESAEILNFTELNILASDFQILGPEVTLIIEDLALDAKRGLRLKKLSTNFKYTKEQMRFDSLLIDTEQSELKGNLVFNYNREDFAQFVDRVQIDANFTESTVALNEVNAFYDEFGQDRVVTLTADFGGVLNKLEVDNLFLYTDNTGIRGDFEFDNMFTDQAPFVIRGDIDNLTSSYYQLRALLPNILGRNIPESVQKLGQFTVRGDAEVTETSLDVKVNLNTAVGSSYMDVQMTNLQAKNDASYIGFISLIDFDLGDFIEDDELGLTSLDVNVEGKGFAAENLNTEVIGEVYKLQFNDYEYNNIKISGILKDQLFDGTLLCNDENFRFDFKGLADFGGRENKFNFIAAVDYADLKELNFIDDSISIFKGHVNMDIEGGTLDDMAGQMRFSNTTYQNQNSTYYFEDFSVYSSFDQDTVRTVEINSPDIITGYVRGKFKVNEIGKLVQNSVGSIYTNYKPYEISEGQHLDFNFKIYNKIVDVFFPDVAFDPNTFIRGNIVSDEGDFKLTFKSPSIEAFGNKFDNIELKIDNKNPLFNTFVSVEDMSTNYYDVKDFSLINTTLKDTLFFRTEFKGGSEYNDSYNLNFYHTFNENNRSVIGLKKSDVSFKGNTWILNKDGNSQNKVIINRTLDSIRIEDVVMDNNNREQIRLRGEFADSTYKDLDLQFKIVSLNKITPAIDSLKLNGSVDGFLNILQKDGKYLPTSSLNVSNFSVNDIRLGDLEVGIFGNNDLTQFGVSTWLNDNGKEKMSINGKVTNFDNKQELDLSANFTDFNLEPFAPLGEDAISNIRGSIIGSAKVTGSVSNPSINGSLSLVNAGIGIPYLNVDYNFAQYSRVRLFDQTFYFENVGLSDVAEGTTATLDGTISHTGFEDWYLGLDVDTRNNRFMILNTEFNEESLYYGTGFINGTGSIYGPTDALTISVDATTARGTSLKIPLSDVTSVGDYSFINFIEKGESESFSEERVLQDYQGLEMAFDLAVTPEAEVEIVVDRSTGSSLKGTGEGILLIEINTNGKFNMYGDFVVVTGEYNFKYGGVIDKKFKVRPGGTILWERDPLAAQLNLEAVYSLNANPAPLLDNPGYTGRIPTEVVVRLDGELESPTIDFGIDFPGTNSVVQSELEYRLQDPTVKERNAFFLLAQGTFVNPQSGINQQAVTGNLIQTASGLLNQILAGNNDKFNLGLSYEQGLIDPNADIQTENRIGVTVSTQISDRILVNGRVGVPVGGVSETVVAGDVEVQVLLNEQGTLSAKIFNRENQIQQFLAERQGYTQGVGLSYQVDFNSFKELMQKVFNKKEKAADSPVEEEMEQPVETMGQDSLIRFLPKKESPLKRP; translated from the coding sequence ATGGTATTGGGCTCTTTGATTTTGTCCATGCCTGCAGTACAGACCAAAATGGCAAAGTATGCCATGGAATCCATCAACAATGAGTTTGGAACCAATATCCAAATAGACCAGGTCAGTCTTTCTCTTTTTAATCTTAATGCAGGGATCAAGGGCATTTATGTTCAAGATTACAAGAAAGATACATTGGCCTACATCAATAAATTGACCACTTCCGTGCTGAACATTAGAAATATGGTCAATGGTAAAATGGAGTTTGGTGATATTGATATCGATGGTCTTTTCTTCAACCTAAAAACCTACGAAGGGGAATCCGACACCAATTTGGATGTGTTTGTGGCCAAACTGGACGATGGCAAACCCAGACCTCCCGGAACACCGCCCTTTTTTATGTCATCCGATGGGATAGAGATCAATGATGGACGGTTTATGCTGAGTGATGAAAATTTAGAATCGGCTGAAATCCTGAACTTCACCGAACTGAACATATTGGCCAGTGATTTTCAAATACTGGGTCCGGAGGTCACTTTGATTATTGAGGACCTGGCATTGGATGCCAAACGAGGGCTTCGGCTGAAAAAACTATCCACAAATTTCAAGTATACCAAAGAGCAGATGCGTTTTGATTCATTGCTCATCGATACGGAACAATCTGAACTGAAGGGCAATCTCGTTTTCAATTACAATCGTGAGGATTTTGCACAATTTGTGGATCGTGTACAGATTGATGCCAATTTTACGGAATCTACCGTGGCCCTGAACGAGGTGAATGCATTTTACGATGAATTTGGGCAGGACAGAGTGGTCACTCTCACCGCTGATTTTGGGGGAGTACTCAATAAATTGGAGGTTGACAACCTGTTTCTCTACACCGATAACACAGGTATACGTGGGGACTTTGAGTTTGACAACATGTTCACGGACCAAGCTCCGTTTGTGATACGTGGCGATATTGATAATCTAACCTCCAGTTATTACCAATTACGTGCCCTCTTGCCCAATATTTTGGGAAGGAACATTCCGGAATCTGTTCAAAAATTGGGGCAGTTCACGGTTCGGGGAGATGCAGAGGTCACGGAGACATCTTTAGATGTGAAGGTAAATCTCAATACCGCGGTCGGGAGCAGTTATATGGATGTGCAAATGACCAATCTGCAAGCAAAAAACGATGCTTCTTATATTGGATTTATTTCATTGATTGACTTTGATCTGGGGGATTTTATCGAAGATGATGAACTGGGGCTTACTTCCTTGGATGTGAACGTTGAAGGAAAAGGATTTGCCGCTGAAAACTTGAACACAGAGGTCATTGGGGAAGTGTACAAGCTTCAGTTTAATGATTACGAATACAACAACATTAAAATTTCAGGTATTCTCAAAGACCAGTTGTTTGATGGTACGTTGCTCTGCAATGACGAAAATTTCCGGTTCGATTTTAAAGGTTTGGCAGACTTTGGGGGCAGGGAAAACAAATTCAACTTTATTGCGGCCGTGGACTATGCAGATCTAAAGGAGCTGAACTTCATTGATGATAGTATTTCCATTTTTAAGGGGCATGTGAACATGGATATAGAAGGAGGGACCCTGGATGATATGGCAGGGCAGATGCGCTTTTCCAACACCACCTATCAAAACCAAAATTCCACCTATTACTTTGAGGATTTCTCCGTGTATTCGTCTTTTGATCAGGATACGGTTCGGACGGTGGAGATCAATTCACCAGATATTATCACGGGCTATGTACGGGGAAAGTTCAAGGTCAATGAAATAGGAAAATTGGTACAAAATTCCGTGGGGAGCATTTATACCAACTATAAACCCTATGAAATTTCGGAAGGGCAACATCTGGATTTCAATTTCAAGATTTACAATAAAATTGTGGACGTCTTTTTCCCAGATGTGGCCTTTGACCCCAATACGTTTATTCGCGGAAATATTGTTTCGGATGAAGGGGATTTTAAGCTCACCTTTAAATCGCCCAGTATTGAGGCCTTTGGGAACAAGTTCGATAATATTGAATTAAAGATTGACAATAAAAACCCGCTCTTCAACACCTTCGTTTCCGTTGAGGACATGTCCACTAATTATTACGATGTCAAGGATTTTAGCTTGATAAACACCACCTTGAAGGACACCCTGTTCTTTAGAACAGAGTTCAAGGGAGGAAGTGAGTACAATGATAGCTACAACCTCAACTTCTATCACACCTTCAATGAAAATAACAGGTCTGTTATTGGCTTAAAGAAATCCGATGTCAGTTTTAAAGGCAACACCTGGATATTGAACAAAGATGGTAACAGTCAAAACAAAGTCATCATCAACAGAACATTGGACAGTATCCGAATAGAGGATGTGGTGATGGATAATAACAACCGGGAGCAGATTCGCCTTAGGGGAGAGTTTGCCGATTCTACCTACAAGGATTTAGATCTTCAGTTTAAGATTGTTTCCCTGAACAAGATTACTCCCGCCATAGACAGTTTAAAATTGAATGGATCGGTGGACGGTTTTCTCAATATTCTACAAAAAGATGGTAAATACCTACCCACATCTAGCCTTAACGTAAGCAATTTTAGTGTTAACGACATTCGGTTGGGCGATTTGGAAGTGGGGATATTCGGTAACAATGACCTTACACAGTTTGGGGTGAGCACATGGCTCAACGACAATGGAAAGGAGAAAATGAGCATTAATGGGAAGGTCACCAATTTTGACAACAAGCAAGAACTGGATCTTTCGGCAAATTTCACGGATTTCAACTTGGAACCGTTCGCTCCTTTGGGCGAGGATGCCATATCCAATATCAGGGGAAGCATTATCGGAAGTGCCAAGGTTACGGGAAGTGTCAGTAATCCCTCCATTAATGGTTCCTTGAGTTTGGTAAATGCTGGGATTGGAATTCCCTACCTCAATGTGGATTACAATTTTGCGCAATATTCCCGTGTGCGTCTGTTTGACCAAACCTTCTATTTTGAAAATGTGGGCCTTTCAGATGTTGCTGAAGGAACAACGGCAACCTTGGACGGTACTATTAGCCATACCGGTTTTGAGGATTGGTATCTCGGATTGGATGTGGACACCAGGAACAACCGTTTTATGATTCTGAATACCGAATTTAATGAAGAGTCCCTGTACTATGGAACAGGTTTCATTAACGGGACAGGAAGTATTTATGGTCCTACCGATGCGTTGACCATTTCGGTGGATGCCACCACGGCCAGGGGGACATCCCTAAAAATACCACTGAGTGATGTTACTAGTGTAGGAGACTATTCCTTTATCAATTTTATTGAAAAGGGAGAATCGGAATCCTTTAGCGAAGAGCGGGTTTTACAAGATTACCAAGGTTTGGAAATGGCCTTTGACTTGGCCGTGACGCCCGAAGCCGAAGTCGAGATTGTGGTGGACCGGAGTACGGGAAGCTCTCTCAAGGGAACCGGGGAAGGAATTTTGCTGATAGAAATCAATACCAATGGGAAGTTCAATATGTATGGTGACTTTGTTGTGGTCACAGGGGAATACAACTTTAAATACGGTGGTGTTATCGACAAAAAGTTTAAAGTGCGACCCGGAGGGACCATTCTGTGGGAACGGGACCCCTTAGCGGCACAGTTGAACTTGGAAGCGGTATATTCATTAAATGCAAACCCAGCGCCACTGTTGGATAACCCAGGGTATACTGGAAGAATCCCCACTGAGGTGGTGGTTCGTTTGGATGGGGAACTGGAGAGCCCAACCATTGATTTTGGCATCGATTTTCCGGGAACAAACTCAGTGGTACAGTCCGAGCTGGAATATAGATTACAGGATCCCACGGTAAAAGAGCGCAATGCCTTTTTTCTTTTGGCACAAGGAACTTTTGTAAATCCGCAATCAGGAATAAACCAACAAGCCGTAACAGGTAATCTCATTCAAACGGCATCGGGACTGCTCAATCAGATTTTGGCTGGGAATAATGACAAGTTCAATTTGGGATTGTCCTATGAACAAGGTCTCATAGATCCCAATGCCGATATTCAAACCGAAAACAGGATAGGAGTTACCGTTTCCACACAGATATCAGACCGTATTTTGGTCAATGGTAGAGTGGGGGTGCCGGTCGGAGGCGTATCCGAAACGGTGGTGGCAGGTGATGTTGAGGTTCAGGTATTGTTGAACGAACAAGGAACCCTAAGTGCCAAAATCTTCAATAGGGAAAACCAAATTCAACAGTTCTTGGCCGAGCGGCAAGGTTACACCCAAGGTGTAGGTCTCTCGTATCAGGTAGATTTCAACAGTTTCAAGGAGTTGATGCAAAAAGTTTTCAATAAAAAAGAAAAAGCAGCAGATTCCCCTGTAGAGGAGGAAATGGAACAACCCGTTGAAACCATGGGGCAAGATAGTTTGATACGTTTTTTACCCAAAAAGGAATCACCTCTAAAGCGGCCTTAG
- the pfkA gene encoding 6-phosphofructokinase: MASEIKKIGVFTSGGDSPGMNAAIRSVVRTCAYLKIECVGIYRGYQGMIEGDFKTLDARSVNNIINKGGTILKSARCQEFRTKEGRKKAYDQLKKEGIDAFVVIGGNGSFAGAMLFNEEYGFPIMGIPGTIDNDILGSSYTIGFDTAINTVVDAIDKIRDTASSHNRLFFVEVMGRDVGHIALNAGVGAGAEEILIPEQNLGLERLLDSLKRSKKSGKSSSIVIVAEGDKTGKNVFELKEYVEEHLPIYDVRVSVLGHMQRGGNPSCFDRVLASRMGVKAVESLLEGKSNYMVGIRDTKLVLTPIAEAIKAHTEIDEELIRVSDIMTT, encoded by the coding sequence ATGGCCTCAGAAATAAAGAAAATAGGAGTTTTTACCTCCGGTGGAGACTCTCCGGGGATGAATGCGGCAATTCGCTCCGTTGTCCGTACATGTGCATATCTGAAAATTGAATGCGTAGGGATTTACAGAGGGTATCAAGGAATGATTGAAGGCGATTTCAAGACTTTGGACGCCCGTAGTGTAAACAATATCATCAATAAAGGAGGAACGATCCTCAAATCTGCACGCTGCCAAGAGTTTCGGACAAAGGAAGGAAGAAAGAAAGCTTACGACCAATTGAAGAAAGAAGGCATTGATGCCTTTGTAGTTATTGGTGGAAATGGAAGTTTTGCTGGAGCCATGCTCTTTAATGAAGAGTACGGTTTTCCCATTATGGGAATTCCGGGTACCATAGACAATGATATTTTAGGTTCCTCATACACCATCGGTTTTGATACGGCTATCAACACCGTTGTGGATGCGATAGATAAAATCAGGGATACCGCAAGTTCCCACAACCGACTGTTCTTCGTGGAAGTGATGGGACGTGACGTGGGCCATATTGCATTGAATGCTGGAGTTGGTGCGGGAGCCGAAGAAATATTGATACCAGAGCAGAATTTGGGTCTGGAACGTTTGTTGGATTCCTTAAAGCGGAGTAAAAAATCTGGAAAATCCTCCAGTATTGTTATTGTGGCTGAAGGGGACAAAACCGGTAAGAATGTTTTCGAACTGAAGGAATATGTAGAGGAACACCTGCCCATTTATGACGTTAGGGTATCTGTACTGGGACACATGCAGCGTGGAGGTAACCCAAGCTGTTTTGACCGGGTTCTGGCCAGTAGGATGGGTGTAAAGGCCGTTGAGAGCTTGCTGGAAGGTAAATCAAACTATATGGTGGGAATCCGCGATACCAAATTGGTGTTGACGCCCATCGCAGAAGCCATCAAGGCTCACACAGAAATTGATGAAGAACTCATACGAGTTTCCGATATAATGACAACTTAA
- the gap gene encoding type I glyceraldehyde-3-phosphate dehydrogenase has product MSNLKIGINGFGRIGRLVFRATVKRDNVDVVAINDLLDVEHLAYLLEYDSVHGKFDGTIEVKDGNLVVNGKTIRITAERDPKNLKWDAVGADIVAECTGIFTTLETAQYHIDGGAKKVVISAPSKDAPMFVMGVNHKDVKASDKIISNASCTTNCLAPLAKVLNDEFGIEEGLMTTVHATTATQLTVDGPSKKDYRGGRSALLNIIPAATGAAKAVTKVIPSLEGKLTGMAFRVPTADVSVVDLTVKLQKETSYDGIKAAMKKASEGELAGILGYTDELVVSQDFVGDTRTSIFDADAGIELNSKFFKVVSWYDNETGYSNKLVDLAEHAASL; this is encoded by the coding sequence ATGTCAAATTTAAAAATAGGAATCAACGGATTCGGTAGAATTGGAAGGTTGGTATTTCGTGCAACCGTAAAAAGAGACAATGTAGATGTTGTGGCCATCAACGATTTGTTGGATGTGGAGCATCTTGCATATTTGTTGGAGTACGACTCTGTACACGGTAAATTCGATGGAACCATAGAAGTGAAGGACGGTAACTTGGTGGTAAACGGAAAAACCATCAGGATTACTGCCGAACGTGACCCTAAAAACTTGAAGTGGGATGCTGTGGGTGCGGATATCGTTGCGGAATGTACAGGTATTTTCACCACTTTGGAAACTGCCCAGTACCACATTGATGGTGGGGCCAAAAAAGTGGTAATCTCCGCTCCGTCCAAAGATGCTCCAATGTTCGTTATGGGCGTAAACCATAAAGATGTAAAAGCATCGGATAAGATTATTTCCAATGCCTCTTGTACCACCAACTGTCTTGCCCCTTTGGCCAAGGTACTGAATGATGAGTTCGGTATAGAGGAAGGATTGATGACCACAGTTCACGCAACAACTGCTACCCAATTAACGGTTGATGGTCCTTCAAAAAAGGATTACAGAGGTGGTAGAAGTGCCCTTTTGAACATTATTCCAGCTGCCACAGGTGCTGCCAAAGCGGTGACCAAGGTTATTCCATCTTTGGAAGGAAAATTGACAGGTATGGCCTTTAGAGTGCCCACTGCTGATGTTTCTGTGGTGGATTTGACCGTTAAACTGCAAAAAGAAACTTCATATGATGGAATCAAGGCTGCCATGAAAAAAGCTTCTGAAGGTGAATTGGCAGGTATTTTGGGCTATACGGATGAATTGGTGGTTTCCCAGGATTTTGTGGGAGACACAAGAACATCCATCTTTGATGCGGATGCAGGAATTGAACTAAATTCCAAATTCTTCAAAGTGGTTTCTTGGTACGACAATGAGACCGGCTACTCCAACAAACTGGTGGACCTGGCAGAGCACGCAGCCAGCCTATAA
- a CDS encoding N-acetylglucosamine kinase, producing MILIVDSGATKSDWIALDDKGEQLFLTQTLGLSPEVLTREVIEDRLANNFELSKNREDVRQLYFYGAGCGTDRMKIFLKEIFKDFFPNAKTEVREDTYAAIYSTTKIGRQGIVCILGTGSNCSYYDGHQLFQKVTSLGYILMDDGSGNFFGRKLLRDYYFHKMPQDLGIKFAKEYNLDADVIKENLYKQPNPNTYLATFARFIIENKEHPYCKGVIEKGLQQFVNNYIMQFELATKVPISFVGSIAHFLQDELTACLERNDLILGVIRRRPIEGLVEFHKETI from the coding sequence ATGATATTGATAGTGGATAGTGGCGCCACCAAGTCCGATTGGATTGCCCTGGACGATAAAGGCGAGCAATTGTTCCTTACCCAGACTTTGGGGTTAAGTCCAGAGGTTCTTACCCGTGAGGTAATAGAGGATCGTTTGGCTAATAATTTTGAGCTTTCAAAGAATAGGGAAGACGTACGTCAGTTATATTTCTATGGAGCAGGATGTGGCACCGATAGAATGAAGATTTTCTTGAAGGAAATCTTCAAGGATTTTTTTCCTAATGCCAAAACCGAGGTTCGTGAGGACACTTATGCGGCCATCTATTCCACAACCAAGATTGGTCGTCAGGGCATTGTTTGTATTTTGGGAACTGGATCTAACTGTAGTTATTATGACGGTCACCAATTATTTCAAAAAGTGACATCATTAGGTTATATTTTAATGGATGATGGCAGTGGTAATTTCTTTGGAAGAAAACTATTGAGGGATTACTACTTTCACAAGATGCCGCAAGATCTGGGCATTAAGTTTGCCAAGGAATATAATCTTGATGCCGATGTCATAAAGGAAAATCTGTACAAACAGCCCAACCCAAATACCTATTTGGCCACTTTTGCCCGTTTTATCATTGAAAATAAGGAACATCCCTACTGTAAAGGCGTCATAGAAAAAGGGTTGCAGCAATTTGTGAACAACTATATCATGCAATTTGAGCTGGCCACTAAAGTACCGATCAGCTTTGTGGGCAGTATTGCACACTTTCTTCAGGATGAGCTAACGGCTTGTTTGGAGCGAAATGACCTCATTTTGGGCGTGATCCGCAGAAGACCCATTGAAGGGTTGGTTGAATTTCATAAAGAAACTATTTAA